From one Streptomyces chromofuscus genomic stretch:
- a CDS encoding peptidoglycan-binding domain-containing protein: MRALTKAFVSVTAAVGVTAGGLTAAGTAMAAPAPAQQQVISTEAVAPLAVVNLGLSTTRAQRWQCLLQEIGYNPGTIDGQLGTKSWQAAQEWFNDLGLGAGAEDGFVGPKTITALQKFLNRYAKAGLEVDGIAGPRTQDAFWDFNGVNFCA, from the coding sequence ATGCGAGCTCTCACGAAGGCCTTCGTCAGTGTCACCGCCGCGGTCGGGGTCACCGCCGGTGGTCTGACCGCCGCAGGCACGGCCATGGCGGCTCCCGCACCGGCCCAGCAACAAGTGATCAGTACCGAGGCCGTCGCACCGCTCGCGGTGGTCAACCTGGGACTGAGCACCACCCGGGCGCAGCGCTGGCAGTGCTTGCTGCAGGAAATCGGTTACAACCCAGGCACGATCGACGGGCAGCTGGGCACCAAGAGCTGGCAGGCGGCGCAGGAATGGTTCAACGACCTGGGCCTCGGCGCCGGTGCAGAGGACGGATTCGTCGGACCCAAGACGATCACTGCGTTGCAGAAGTTCCTGAACCGGTACGCCAAAGCCGGCCTAGAGGTCGACGGGATCGCCGGACCCAGGACCCAGGACGCGTTCTGGGACT
- a CDS encoding peptidoglycan-binding protein: MSRWKELPAELPAEVHQLIVRLRRLKDRSELSTRQLAARTGYSARSWQRYLNGRSLPPREAVETTARVGGDDPTRLLVLHEIAAERWAQGRVLSSETPEDAPAMRAHTPTGQQPYGRYLRAVITAGAVTLVLSVSAALLLAVRLADARAELADARAATSAGDPATVSGELVPVTYTCRLEQRDGRWYAGLSRTTDAILAYTYVGPEVAEAQCLLRRTGIPPGDIDGIFGPKTQRAVERIQKRDGLVVDGVIGPHTWKSLREAAPK, translated from the coding sequence ATGTCGCGTTGGAAAGAGTTGCCTGCTGAACTGCCGGCAGAGGTTCATCAGTTGATCGTGCGTCTCCGCAGGCTGAAGGACCGCAGTGAACTGAGCACGCGTCAACTGGCCGCGAGGACCGGGTACAGCGCGAGGTCATGGCAGCGGTATCTGAATGGCCGATCGCTGCCGCCCCGGGAGGCCGTCGAGACGACGGCCCGCGTCGGCGGTGACGATCCGACCCGGCTGCTGGTGCTGCACGAGATCGCCGCCGAACGCTGGGCGCAAGGACGCGTACTTTCCTCCGAAACTCCGGAAGACGCCCCGGCGATGCGGGCACACACGCCCACGGGCCAGCAGCCGTACGGGCGTTACCTACGCGCCGTGATAACGGCGGGTGCGGTGACCCTGGTGCTGTCCGTTTCCGCGGCGCTCCTGCTGGCTGTGCGACTCGCCGACGCCCGCGCCGAGCTCGCGGACGCCCGCGCCGCTACGAGCGCGGGGGACCCGGCCACCGTGTCGGGGGAACTGGTGCCGGTCACCTACACCTGCCGGCTGGAGCAGCGTGACGGCCGCTGGTACGCGGGCTTGAGCCGCACGACGGACGCCATCCTGGCGTACACCTACGTGGGGCCCGAAGTGGCCGAGGCGCAGTGCCTGCTACGCCGGACCGGCATTCCGCCAGGTGACATTGACGGCATCTTCGGCCCGAAGACGCAACGCGCGGTTGAGCGCATTCAGAAACGGGACGGGTTGGTCGTGGACGGTGTCATTGGACCGCATACCTGGAAGTCCCTACGGGAGGCGGCACCCAAGTGA
- a CDS encoding helix-turn-helix domain-containing protein has translation MTAEHARLVAMLRELRARTGLSLAALAERTTYSKSSWERYLNGKSLPPRQAVQDLCRVANEPNGRLLALWEIAESDASGRAAVVAPAAEVPRQQLQEAPQPPEAWGPRDRRRGLMVVLASVYILLVGGVALVLFLLPARDTAEDEPRSASVPYSLAPQCNGAACEGRDPMRLMCGIGPETLTTYRTATGAHVELRYSEKCGASWARAWGTRIGDRVEVTAGGPTHDVHIRDKDNTETYAYTEMAEARPGSTVRTCFRPAAGDGEKECFEARVGEAATTTRP, from the coding sequence GTGACTGCGGAACATGCCCGGCTGGTTGCGATGTTGCGGGAGTTGAGGGCCCGTACGGGGCTGAGCCTGGCGGCGCTGGCGGAGCGAACGACGTACAGCAAGTCCTCTTGGGAGCGCTATCTCAACGGCAAGAGCCTGCCCCCTCGTCAGGCCGTACAGGACCTGTGCCGAGTCGCGAACGAACCGAACGGGCGGCTGCTGGCCCTGTGGGAGATCGCGGAGTCGGACGCGAGCGGACGCGCGGCGGTCGTCGCCCCTGCCGCCGAGGTGCCGCGGCAACAGTTACAGGAAGCGCCGCAGCCACCGGAGGCTTGGGGGCCACGCGATCGCAGGCGCGGGCTCATGGTCGTGCTGGCGTCGGTGTACATCCTGCTCGTCGGGGGCGTGGCACTGGTGCTCTTCCTGTTGCCGGCTCGGGACACGGCGGAGGACGAACCGCGGTCGGCCTCCGTCCCGTACTCGCTCGCTCCCCAATGCAATGGAGCCGCCTGCGAGGGCCGAGACCCGATGCGCTTGATGTGCGGCATCGGCCCCGAGACCCTCACCACGTACCGCACTGCCACCGGTGCCCATGTGGAGCTGCGCTACAGCGAGAAGTGCGGCGCAAGCTGGGCCCGGGCCTGGGGGACCCGGATCGGCGACCGGGTGGAGGTCACCGCGGGCGGTCCGACCCACGACGTGCACATCAGGGACAAGGACAACACGGAGACCTACGCCTACACCGAGATGGCCGAAGCCCGCCCCGGCAGCACTGTCCGGACCTGCTTTCGACCTGCCGCGGGCGACGGTGAAAAGGAGTGCTTCGAGGCCCGCGTAGGCGAGGCCGCAACCACAACGCGGCCGTAG
- a CDS encoding DUF317 domain-containing protein: MSHRYATTGSEGPIWRAWGGYPSEPHWQARFSVGAPTALAAAFTASLISTEPLHRDVKHIPFHTRRHL; this comes from the coding sequence GTGAGCCACCGGTACGCCACCACCGGTTCCGAAGGCCCTATCTGGCGGGCCTGGGGCGGATACCCGAGCGAGCCGCACTGGCAGGCCCGGTTCTCTGTCGGCGCGCCCACCGCCCTCGCCGCGGCTTTCACCGCCTCGCTGATCTCCACCGAACCGCTGCACCGGGACGTGAAACACATCCCCTTCCACACCCGTCGTCACCTCTAG
- a CDS encoding type II toxin-antitoxin system VapB family antitoxin, whose protein sequence is MPRISVSLDSELVVEAMVLAGVGTPQDAVELVLRDYVERGHRTEARTARRDEALREVDAKPRDVEG, encoded by the coding sequence ATGCCAAGGATCAGCGTCTCGCTCGACTCCGAACTCGTCGTCGAGGCCATGGTGCTCGCGGGTGTCGGCACCCCGCAGGACGCGGTGGAACTCGTCCTGCGCGACTACGTCGAGCGCGGCCACCGCACGGAGGCCAGGACCGCCCGGCGGGACGAGGCGCTGCGCGAGGTCGACGCCAAGCCACGGGACGTGGAGGGCTGA
- a CDS encoding NUDIX domain-containing protein, which yields MTTPDFAAYIASLPRVLAGAAALFRDAEGRVLLVEPNYREGWALPGGTIESDDGETPRQGARRETAEEIGLNRELGRLLAVDWVHGTARPPLVAYLYDGGVLTEEDIKAIRLQEEELLSWRFVPPAELPTHLPGATGRRVVAALDALVNGSETVELENGHRVA from the coding sequence GTGACCACTCCTGACTTCGCCGCGTACATCGCGAGCCTGCCCCGCGTCCTCGCCGGTGCCGCCGCACTCTTCCGTGACGCCGAGGGCCGTGTGCTGCTCGTCGAGCCCAACTATCGCGAAGGCTGGGCGCTGCCGGGCGGCACGATCGAGTCGGACGACGGCGAGACCCCCCGGCAGGGCGCGCGCCGCGAGACCGCCGAGGAGATCGGCCTAAACCGGGAACTCGGGCGGCTGCTCGCCGTCGACTGGGTGCACGGGACGGCCCGGCCGCCGCTAGTGGCGTACCTGTACGACGGCGGCGTGCTGACCGAGGAGGACATCAAGGCGATCCGGCTCCAGGAGGAGGAGCTGCTGTCGTGGCGGTTCGTCCCGCCCGCCGAGCTGCCGACCCACCTGCCCGGTGCCACGGGCCGCCGTGTGGTCGCCGCCCTCGACGCCCTGGTGAACGGCTCGGAGACGGTGGAGCTGGAGAACGGGCACCGGGTCGCCTGA
- a CDS encoding ADP-ribosylglycohydrolase family protein, whose amino-acid sequence MTPVGTEPELADRVLGGWLGRIAGNMLGKPVEQGDLWTRDRIDDYLRQTSALPLTDYLPEPPPGGGAIELRPEWRQCVRGRIHGSCRDDDVDYAILGLDLLETHGFGFSTEQVGDLWLLRLPYLQTFTAERAAYRNLASGLKPPLTATYDNPYQEWIGALIRADIYGWTCPGAPRRAAALARRDAVLSHTGNGVYGAMWAAALISAAFTAPTIRQALDEALAVVPASSRLARTVRRVVALHETRMPWEDTLTTVAEETAGLGWIHTVPNAAVLTAGLLYGDGDFTRTIALTVRGGLDTDSNGATAGSVAGVLTGAEAIPGQWKDPLEDTVRSAVFGFDGVRISELAERTLRLTQAEA is encoded by the coding sequence ATGACCCCTGTGGGCACTGAGCCAGAGCTCGCCGACCGCGTCCTGGGGGGCTGGCTGGGCCGGATCGCGGGCAACATGCTCGGCAAACCGGTCGAGCAGGGCGACCTGTGGACGCGGGACCGCATCGACGACTACCTGCGGCAGACCTCCGCGCTGCCCCTCACCGACTACCTCCCCGAGCCGCCGCCCGGCGGAGGCGCCATCGAGCTGCGCCCGGAGTGGCGCCAGTGCGTCCGCGGCCGTATCCACGGCAGCTGCCGCGACGACGACGTCGACTACGCGATCCTCGGCCTGGACCTGCTGGAGACGCACGGCTTCGGCTTCAGCACCGAGCAGGTCGGCGACCTGTGGCTGCTGCGGCTGCCGTACCTGCAGACCTTCACGGCCGAGCGGGCGGCGTACCGGAACCTGGCGAGTGGCCTCAAGCCGCCGCTGACGGCGACGTACGACAACCCGTACCAGGAGTGGATCGGCGCCCTGATCCGCGCCGACATCTACGGCTGGACCTGCCCCGGCGCGCCCCGCCGCGCCGCCGCGCTGGCCCGCCGGGACGCGGTGCTGTCGCACACCGGTAACGGCGTCTACGGCGCCATGTGGGCGGCGGCGCTGATCTCGGCCGCGTTCACCGCGCCCACGATCCGGCAGGCGCTGGACGAGGCGCTGGCCGTCGTCCCGGCGAGCAGCCGTCTGGCCCGCACGGTCCGCCGGGTCGTCGCGCTGCACGAGACCCGCATGCCGTGGGAGGACACGCTCACCACGGTGGCCGAGGAGACCGCCGGGCTGGGCTGGATCCACACCGTCCCGAACGCCGCCGTGCTCACCGCCGGGCTGCTGTACGGCGACGGCGACTTCACCCGCACCATCGCCCTGACCGTCCGCGGCGGCCTGGACACCGACTCCAACGGTGCCACGGCGGGTTCGGTGGCCGGCGTGCTGACCGGGGCGGAGGCGATCCCGGGGCAGTGGAAGGACCCGCTGGAGGACACGGTCCGCAGCGCGGTCTTCGGCTTCGACGGCGTCCGCATCAGCGAACTGGCGGAACGAACCCTGCGCCTGACACAGGCGGAGGCCTGA
- a CDS encoding glycerate kinase: MADAVDGARGVLIAADKFKGSLTAVQVAERVTAGLRRVVPDLAVEALPVADGGDGTVDAAVAAGFERREVRVAGPLGDEVTAAFALRGGTAVVEMAEASGLQRLPEGVFAPLTASTYGSGELLRAALDAGARTIVFGVGGSATTDGGAGMLAALGARFLTADGEPVTPGGGGLGELASADLSGLDARLASVELVLASDVDNPLTGPKGAPAVYGPQKGASPDDVATLDAALGHFAKVLEEAVGPKTAEYAGAPGAGAAGGIGFGAMLLGARFRPGIEVMLDVLGFAPALERADLVITGEGSLDEQTLHGKAPAGVAAAARAAGKEVVAVCGRLTLTPQALEGAGIRRAYPLTEIAPDVATAIAEAGPLLERTAERIARDHLL; the protein is encoded by the coding sequence GTGGCTGACGCTGTGGACGGTGCCCGCGGGGTACTCATCGCCGCGGACAAGTTCAAGGGGTCGCTGACGGCCGTACAGGTCGCCGAACGGGTGACGGCCGGGCTGCGCCGTGTCGTGCCGGACCTCGCCGTGGAGGCGCTGCCCGTGGCCGACGGCGGCGACGGGACCGTGGACGCGGCGGTCGCGGCCGGGTTCGAGCGACGCGAGGTACGGGTCGCGGGACCCCTCGGCGACGAGGTCACGGCGGCGTTCGCGCTGCGCGGCGGCACCGCGGTCGTGGAGATGGCCGAGGCGAGCGGGCTGCAGCGGCTGCCGGAGGGGGTCTTCGCCCCGCTGACGGCCTCCACGTACGGGTCCGGCGAACTGCTGCGGGCCGCCCTCGACGCCGGCGCGCGCACGATCGTCTTCGGGGTCGGGGGCAGTGCGACCACCGACGGCGGCGCGGGCATGCTGGCCGCGCTCGGGGCGCGGTTCCTGACGGCCGACGGTGAGCCGGTGACGCCGGGCGGCGGAGGCCTCGGCGAGCTGGCGTCCGCCGACCTGTCGGGGCTCGACGCGCGGCTCGCCTCGGTCGAACTGGTGCTGGCCAGCGATGTCGACAACCCGCTGACCGGGCCGAAGGGCGCGCCCGCGGTGTACGGGCCGCAGAAGGGGGCCTCGCCGGACGACGTGGCGACGCTGGACGCGGCGCTGGGGCACTTCGCGAAGGTGCTGGAGGAGGCCGTCGGGCCCAAGACGGCGGAGTACGCCGGAGCGCCGGGCGCCGGTGCGGCCGGCGGCATCGGGTTCGGCGCCATGCTGCTCGGCGCGCGCTTCCGGCCCGGGATCGAGGTCATGCTCGACGTTCTGGGCTTCGCGCCCGCACTGGAGCGCGCGGACCTGGTCATCACGGGTGAGGGCTCGCTGGACGAGCAGACCCTGCACGGCAAGGCCCCCGCGGGCGTCGCCGCGGCGGCGCGGGCGGCGGGCAAGGAGGTCGTCGCCGTGTGCGGGCGGCTCACGCTGACCCCCCAGGCCCTGGAGGGGGCAGGGATCCGGCGGGCGTACCCGCTGACGGAGATCGCGCCCGACGTGGCGACGGCCATCGCGGAGGCCGGGCCGCTCCTGGAGCGGACGGCGGAGCGGATCGCACGGGACCACCTGCTCTGA
- a CDS encoding aldo/keto reductase codes for MVSSSALRLPGSAAGKTTRTRPSAPSTESLSECRPRSGLRMAQPRVAASLDASPQQVALSWLLHRSPAVALIPGTSSVAHLRENLAAADLDLPPQARAELDGIGDLPGT; via the coding sequence ATGGTGAGCAGCTCGGCGCTGCGGCTGCCGGGTTCGGCGGCGGGGAAGACGACCAGGACGAGGCCGTCGGCACCGTCGACGGAGAGCTTGTCCGAGTGCAGGCCGAGGTCTGGCCTGCGGATGGCGCAGCCGAGGGTGGCCGCGTCGCTTGACGCGTCCCCGCAGCAGGTAGCCCTGTCCTGGCTCCTCCACCGGTCCCCGGCGGTCGCCCTGATCCCGGGGACGTCGTCGGTGGCCCACCTGCGGGAGAACCTGGCGGCGGCCGACCTGGACCTGCCGCCGCAGGCCAGGGCGGAACTGGACGGCATCGGGGACCTGCCCGGCACATGA
- the pssA gene encoding CDP-diacylglycerol--serine O-phosphatidyltransferase, with translation MPLSLRLSIADTLTLGNATCGFMAVYFTTTGILIPHLTGSQETGMARHSAATAVILMLCAAVFDLFDGLVARKLRSSPMGAELDNLSDLISFGLAPAYFVLVYGMVADDAHQRVAAVGAIVVLLAVVLRLARFSCVTPTNGMFQGMPSPFGALTVVAIVLLELPFAATLLAILGTAWLMVSRVEYPKPRGRLAGAMLAWIVLSMGMLVAWALGAPSGQLLLQTGCALQLVMGAVIPLFATARRVNNFRDNRREARAAQLP, from the coding sequence ATGCCCCTCTCTCTGCGCCTGTCGATAGCGGACACCCTCACTCTGGGCAACGCCACCTGCGGTTTCATGGCGGTGTACTTCACCACCACCGGCATCCTGATCCCGCACCTCACCGGCAGCCAGGAAACCGGCATGGCCCGCCACAGCGCGGCCACGGCGGTCATCCTCATGCTCTGCGCCGCGGTCTTCGACCTGTTCGACGGACTGGTCGCGCGCAAGCTGCGCTCCTCCCCCATGGGCGCCGAGCTGGACAACCTCTCGGACCTGATCAGCTTCGGCCTGGCCCCGGCCTACTTCGTCCTGGTCTACGGCATGGTCGCCGACGACGCGCACCAGCGGGTGGCGGCGGTCGGCGCGATCGTCGTGCTGCTCGCCGTGGTACTGAGGCTGGCGAGATTCTCCTGCGTGACGCCGACGAACGGCATGTTCCAGGGCATGCCGAGCCCCTTCGGCGCGCTGACCGTCGTGGCGATCGTGCTGCTGGAGCTGCCCTTCGCGGCGACGCTGCTGGCGATCCTGGGCACCGCGTGGCTGATGGTGAGCCGCGTCGAGTACCCCAAGCCGCGGGGCCGCCTGGCCGGCGCGATGCTCGCCTGGATCGTGCTGAGCATGGGCATGCTGGTGGCCTGGGCCCTCGGCGCCCCCAGCGGCCAGCTGCTGCTGCAGACGGGGTGCGCGTTGCAGCTGGTCATGGGAGCGGTGATCCCCCTGTTCGCCACGGCCCGCCGGGTGAACAACTTCCGTGACAACCGGCGCGAGGCGCGGGCGGCGCAGCTGCCGTAG
- a CDS encoding phosphatidylserine decarboxylase translates to MPHSQTSAPRDSLVGVRLARGASPWLLPTVATAALSLARARRSGAAKAVAVPATALAAGMLWFFRDPEREIAQGRVISPADGVVQSIMPWKDGRTRVAIFMSPLNVHVNRAPLAGTVTSVEHVPGGFVPAFNKESENNERVVWHFDTELGDIEMIQIAGAVARRIVPYIPQGTKVEQGERIGLIRFGSRVDLYLPEGVEVAVEVGQKTVAGVTRIDRD, encoded by the coding sequence ATGCCCCACAGCCAAACCTCTGCACCTCGCGACAGCCTGGTCGGCGTACGCCTCGCGCGCGGAGCATCGCCGTGGCTTCTGCCGACCGTCGCCACCGCAGCCCTCAGCCTGGCCCGCGCCCGCCGCTCCGGCGCGGCCAAGGCCGTCGCCGTTCCCGCCACCGCGCTCGCCGCGGGGATGCTGTGGTTCTTCCGCGACCCCGAGCGCGAGATCGCCCAGGGCCGGGTCATCTCGCCGGCCGACGGTGTGGTGCAGAGCATCATGCCGTGGAAGGACGGACGCACCCGCGTCGCGATCTTCATGAGCCCGCTCAACGTCCACGTCAACCGCGCCCCCCTGGCCGGCACCGTGACGTCGGTCGAGCACGTCCCGGGCGGCTTCGTTCCCGCTTTCAACAAGGAGAGCGAGAACAACGAGCGGGTCGTGTGGCACTTCGACACCGAGCTCGGTGACATCGAGATGATCCAGATCGCCGGCGCCGTGGCCCGCCGCATCGTCCCCTACATCCCGCAGGGCACGAAGGTCGAGCAGGGCGAGCGGATCGGCCTGATCCGCTTCGGCTCGCGCGTCGACCTGTACCTGCCGGAGGGCGTAGAGGTCGCGGTGGAGGTCGGCCAGAAGACCGTGGCTGGGGTGACTCGCATTGACCGTGACTGA